Proteins from a single region of Diaphorobacter limosus:
- the sdhD gene encoding succinate dehydrogenase, hydrophobic membrane anchor protein, which yields MAVTYGSKRTVVGAHYGWRDFVVQRITAILLLAFTLLLLAQLLFTKGPIGYDTWAGIFSPQWMKALTFSVIVALIWHAWVGVCSVWYDYAKPAGLRLVLQALSAIWLVSCGGWAVQVLWRL from the coding sequence ATGGCTGTGACCTACGGCTCCAAGCGCACCGTTGTCGGTGCCCACTATGGCTGGCGCGATTTCGTGGTGCAACGCATCACCGCCATCCTGCTGCTGGCCTTCACCCTGCTGCTGCTGGCGCAACTGCTGTTCACCAAAGGCCCCATCGGCTACGACACCTGGGCCGGCATTTTTTCACCGCAGTGGATGAAGGCGCTGACCTTCTCGGTCATCGTGGCGCTGATCTGGCACGCCTGGGTCGGCGTGTGCAGTGTCTGGTACGACTACGCCAAGCCCGCCGGCCTGCGCCTGGTGCTGCAGGCGCTCAGCGCCATCTGGCTGGTCAGTTGTGGTGGTTGGGCCGTGCAGGTGCTGTGGCGCCTGTGA